A portion of the Juglans microcarpa x Juglans regia isolate MS1-56 chromosome 1D, Jm3101_v1.0, whole genome shotgun sequence genome contains these proteins:
- the LOC121239236 gene encoding glycolipid transfer protein 1-like: MEGTAFTPALEGIQHVKLEEGDMLTTPFLEVCKHILPVIDKFGASMILVKSDIGGNISRLESKHSSNPSDFNHLYNMVRAEVEAKTAKASSSCTNGLLWLTRAMDFLVALFHNLLEHKDWTMSQACTDAYGKTLKKWHGWLASSSFTVAMKLAPDRKKFMEVLGGSGDIYADIEKFCTSFSPLLEENHKFLASVGLDDLKAS, translated from the exons ATGGAGGGAACAGCGTTCACTCCCGCATTGGAAGGAATACAGCATGTGAAGCTTGAGGAAGGGGACATGCTAACCACTCCTTTCTTGGAAGTCTGCAAGCACATACTGCCTGTAATAG ATAAGTTTGGAGCTTCTATGATCCTTGTTAAATCTGATATTGGAGGAAACATATCG AGATTGGAATCTAAACATTCGTCAAATCCATCCGACTTCAACCACTTGTATAACATGGTGAGAGCAGAGGTTGAAGCTAAAACAGCAAAAGCATCATCCAGTTGCACCAATGGACTTCTTTGGTTGACAAG AGCAATGGATTTCTTGGTGGCTTTGTTTCACAACTTACTTGAGCACAAGGATTGGACAATGTCACAGGCCTGTACAGATGCCTATGGAAAGACCCTGAAGAAATGGCATGGCTGGCTTGCTAGTTCAAGTTTCACT GTTGCAATGAAACTTGCTCCAGATAGAAAGAAGTTCATGGAGGTGCTAGGGGGCAGTGGTGATATTTATGCTGACATAGAGAAATTTTGCACAAGTTTTTCCCCTCTTCTTGAAGAGAATCACAAGTTTCTG